TTGTAGACTACCACATGCCTGAAAACGGGGTTTTCCACAACCTTATACTTGCCAAGATAAAACCGATGTATAAGGGGCATGCAAAACAGATAATGCATGCATTCTGGGGTGTAGGTCAGATGAGCTTTGTTAAACATGCTGTTTTTGTTGATAGTGATGCTCCTGATCTTACTAACTATCCAGAGATAACTAAATACATACTTGAAAGACTGACAGAAAAATCATTTCTTATAACAGAAGGGATAGTTGATCAGCTTGACCACTCAAGTTATGAGCCTCTTATTGGTGGAAAGTTAGGAGTTGATGCCACAGGTAAACCGGTTGAAAAGACGGTTAACACCCTGCCTGATAAGGAGATTTTAAAAAAGATAAAACAGTTAGATAGTGATATAACAGACCTAAAACAATACATGACCCAAACCCCTAACCCAATAATGATCATAAAGGTAAAAAAGACAAAACCTGTTAAAAAAATCTTTCAGAAGCTAAAAGGTCTTAAAGAGCATTTAAGGATTGTCATTTTTATTGACGATCAGGATAATGATCTTAATAATCCTTATATGCTCGTATGGAGAATAACCAACAATATAGATGCTTTAAAAGATGTCTGGATAGAGGAGATATGGGGTGTTGATGCCACGAAAAAGTGGGAGATTGACGGATACCACAGACATTGGCCCGATGATGTTTTCTGCACCAATGAAGTTATCTTACAGCTTAAAGAAAAGGGGTTAATTGATGTTGATAATAACTTTTTAAAAAAGTATCAGATAATAAAAGAGGTCTGAAAGACCCCTTTAATCTTTCTTTTCATGTCCTTTATGCATAAAATAAATAGACAGGGCAATAAGAAATACCCCTACGCTAAGAAATAACAGATTTTTAATGTCTGTGTATTTGAATTCTATAGCATATTTGAAAAATGTAACTATAAGAACCATCAGTATGACTTTTGCAAGTTTTTCCTTAAGTTGATCAAGGGTATGAACAACAAGGATTTTAGAGGATTTTGTATCTTTTTCCATAGGATCAATCTTTGATATAAAAAGCTCATATAAACCAAGACCGAATATGAGAAGAACAGTTGCAATAAGATACACATCAACTGCAGATACTATGTTTTTTATTGCCTCTTTATGGAACTCTTTAAAGTATTCTTTTGATGAAAACATATTAGTTGCATCTTTAAGAACTATGTAGATATCGTAAGTACCTATTAAAACGAGGACAAAAGCAGCCAGCACACTTGCAATTACCGCAAGAAATATCATAAATCTGCTTTCCCATAAAACCCTTTCAATAATTGTCTCAAGAATTTTAAGCAAGATTACACCTCCCATATTTTGTATGATTATTATAATATTATTCCAGAAAGGGGCAGATCGCCCCTATGAGATAGATTACATTGTGAGATCTAAAATTTTTCCGGCTTTTTCTATATCTTCCGAAGAAGGCTTTCTGCCTTCTGGTGAAACCTCTTTTATAAGGTGAGCTAATATGTAAATCAAAGTGCCAACTATTTCAGGAAGTCTTTTTTCAAGCTCTGCCTCAAGTGGATATTTTAAAGGGGGCATTGTTGCAAGGAAATTCAGAACATCTTCAACCGCTACCTCTTCTTCTAATTTTCTGAATTTCTGCATACTTTCTAAAAAACCTTTTGTTAGTGGAACATCAGATTCCCATATTACTTCCCTTCCGTTGTAGCTTGCATTTCTTTCACCGATTAAAAGTAGATCATAAAGCTTTTTTTCTACTATGTCTGTTATCTCCTTTGCCTTGTTTTTGTCAATGTCAAGTCCTGCTGCTTTCCTCATCAGCACTTCCAGCTTTACTGCTCCAACTACTGCCATTTTACTGACCTCCATTTTGTTTTAATTTGTGTCCAGTAGATTATACTCTACAAAAAAAACTATAGAAAGCTATTTCCTTTACTATTTTGTGCTTTTAGTACTTGTCCGTTCTTTGAACTTCTCTATGTTTTCAAAGAGAGATCTGAATTTTTCTTTAGTTCCTGTTTTTTCCCTGACCTCTTTTTCAAGTTTTTCAATCTGGTGGATCAGTGGCTCAATATCCTTGTCATTCCTTATATATCCAAGGATTTTTGCCAGTTTTATCTGTCTTTTAGCTTCTTCAAGTAGCTTTAGTGCCTGCTGTGGTTTGTCTTTAAAATGCTTAGATGCGTCTTCCACAAGCAGTGAAGCAACAGCTATAGGTTCTGGTATGATTGTGGTGCTTATCTCTACCGTGTTCACAGCTATCTCAAGCTGGGATATGGCGTTTTTTATTTTGCCATTTTCAAGGAATTCGTAAGCCAGATCTACTGCCTGTTTATACAGCTTAATAGGAAGGTATACCGTTTCAATTATTATTTCGTTTCTCAAAGCCTCCAGCAAAATCCTTGCTTTTACAAAATCATTGTTTTTTACAGCTTCTTTTACCTGCTGTGCAAGTTTTTCTGCCTGTTTCAGGTCTGTAATTCCCACAACTTCGTTAACAGCAACATCAATCGGAAGATTTTCAATCTTTCCCCTGTATTGTTTTTCCAGTCTGGCGATCCGTTCTTTAAGAGATTTTAATGATTTTTTTGCTTCATCTATTTTGTTGTGGGTGAGTAAGAACAGAATTCTGTTTCCTTCAGCATAAATCTGTGCAGCTTCTTTGATTATTTTCTGTATCTCCTGGTCTTTAACTTTCTGTGTGGTTCTCTTTCCGGAGCTTTGAATAAGAGACTTGGCTGTTTCTTCTTTCTGTTTCATGTTTACCTGACTGTTGTTTTCCTTTGCAAGGATAGGTGTTGTTAATATTGCTGCAGACAGAATAGCACCTAACAATCTTTTCATTGCTTTGACCTCCTTTTGTTTTGATTGATAAAAAATTAATGGAGGGTGTTCCCCCTCAGGCCCTCCAGTTCTTTTTTCAGGTATGCTTCTGCTTCCTTTTTTGATACTTCTACCAATAAAACTCCTGTGTTGATAAAGAACTTTCTATCTTCAGGTAGCTTTTTAAGTATCTCAAGGCTTTTTTCTATCTGTTTTTGTATAATCTCTTTTTCTTCCATATTTATCTCCGTTTACTTAGAGGATTTTCCTTCTTCCTGTCCGATTTCTCTTGTTTTCTGGAGAAGTTCTTCGGTTTTTGTGTATGCTTCTGCTATGGCTTCTTCCAGTGTTCTTCTTAGAGCCTGTAGTGAGGCTATCTCTTTTGCTATCTGGGTTAGAGCTTCTTCTGTGGTTAGTTCTGCAGATATTCCGGAACCAATGCTGACCACAATCCTGTCTGGGTTTTCTATTTTTGCCTCAATCTGTGCACCTGCACCGATAGGTATGAGAATATTTTTGCCTTTTCCCAGATCTCGTAGATTGTTTATCGTTTTTATCGCAGTTCTGTAAGTTGCTATATTCTCATCAATTACTGCGATTTCAGCTCTGAGAGCTTCTATCTGGGCTATGTATCCCCTAAGCTCTCTGCTGAGTTCCTCCGTTGTAGGCTGTTTTTTTGTCTCCTTTTTAGCCATGACAAACACCTCCTTTTATTTGATTTTTAATTCTGTCCAGCCTGTTGTTTGTTTCTCGTCAGGTATGTATAGGACATACCTCGGTCTGATATCTGTTTTTAACTGTTTTAGAACTCTTTCACGAACTTCTTTAATTCTCCAGAAAAACAGCAGATCTCCCTTGAAAGAAACCTCAGTCCACATACCTATCCGTAATGGTATGTCCCATTTTTTTAACCCATTTATAAGAGGTTCATAAAAGAGTGATGAGAGGTAGTGTTCTTTTAGAAAACTGTGTTCCATTTTTGCAAGGGCTTCAGTATAAGAGTGTGCCGCAGCTTTGAGTTTTTCAATGTGGGGGCTTTTTATTTCTACAGGAACGATGCCTTTAAATACCTCAGTTTTAAAACCTTTAACGTCTTCCCAGCTTTTGAGGTCAAAGATTTCTATATATTTTTTCTGGATCTCTTTTTCTGAAAGGTATACTTTTTCAGGGATTTCAAGCTGATCTAATACAGGATACTTACTTAGAACTATTGTTTTTACTTTGCTGGAAACTTCATCAAACTTAATATCTTTGCTCAGAAGATACTTTTTAATTTTGTTTTCTATCTCTTTGTCTTTTTTCACATAATAGAAGATAACCGCCGAGGTTATTGCCTCCACGAAAACATTTTTAGGAAGAAAAGGTTTACCATCCCCATCTCTTGGAAATCCTTGACGGTTATAAATAATAGGTGTCCAGCATACAAGTTCCATATCTCCCTCTCCCTGTCTATTTGAACGCAGCAAGAAGTTTGTCTGCTTTTTCTGCTATATTTATCTCAAATAAAGCGATTGTAGGTAGAAGCCATGACACCCTGAACCTTGCATCACCGTCTTTATTTTCTCCCCAGTAAGACAGGGCTACCCTTCCAAACCCTGCTTCCTTTTCAAGGTCTTTTGCTCCCCTTAAAAATCTTCTTGCAACATTCGGGAGCTTTTCATAAGGAAGAGGTTTACCTTCCTGCCCCCTTTGTTTAACAAATTCAAGAGCTGTTCCAACATTTCTAAGTGCTTCTATAAGGTTGTGGAGTTTATGTTTCTTAAAGTATGCAAGCAGTATTGATCCTGCCGGAACTCTCAGGATTTCTATATTTTCTTCCCCCTCCCTTAGATCTCCAACAAGGTAAGCCCTTCCGTGTATCATCTCTATGTGGGCAAATATCTTTTTGTTCTTTGGAAGTTCATGGATTATTTCTTCAACCTCAAAATGGGTTTCTTCTTCTATGTATTTTTCTCCAACTTCTCTTTTTCCTGCTTCTGCTGTGAAGTATGTAGTCTGACCTGCTTTTTTACCCAGTATAAGATCAAACCCCCATCTTTTTAGAGATTTGAGTTTGAACTCCCTTTCTTTTTCTGGTTGTCCCAGTGTTTCAAAAACAAGAGTGTTGATAGCCTGCAGTTCCCTCAGTTCTACTATGTTCATTATAGCCGCTCCTTTTATTTATTAGTTTTTTAAACATATATAATTACAATTTATATCTAATAATATAATTGTCAAGTTTTTTTAGTAAAATCTACTAATATTTATACTGATTTGTGTCATAGGCTGAAAAATCAATAATTTGAAAAAACTCAGGAGTAAGATAAAAATCATAAAAATCCGAATTCCTGTTGTGTAAAATGCTTTAAAACTTTAAAAATGAAAAAAGAAAAAGGAGGTAATAGTATGGCTGTAACAGTAAACCTTAAAGGAAACCCTGTGGCTCTTGCAGGACCAGAAATCAATGTGGGAGACAGAGCACCTGAGGCTGTCGTTGTTGCTTCTGATCTTTCAGAAAAAACTATAGGTGGTGCTAAAGGAAAGCCTCAATTGATTGTAACTGTTCCATCACTTGACACACCTGTTTGTGAAACTGAGACAAAAAAGTTTAACGAGATCGTTGCAGGTCTTGATATTGATGTAACAGTCGTTTCTATGGATCTACCTTTTGCTGAAAAAAGGTTCTGTGAATCTTTCAGCATTGAGAATGTAACAGTTGCTTCAGACTTCAGATACAGAGATATGGAAAAATACGGTGTTCTTATAGCTGAAGGTGCACTCAAAGGAATACTTGCAAGGGCTGTTTTTGTTGTTGACGGTGAAGGAAAGGTTGTTTACAAACAGCTGGTTCCTGAAATCACTGAAGAACCTAACTATGATGACGTTCTTGCCTGTGTAAAATCTTTATAAAAAAAGGGGGCTTTAAGCCCCCTGTATATGTCATTTATTTACTGTATTTTTGTTAAGCTGGGATACAGCCTTTTCCAAATCTCCATGTTTTAAAATCTGTATAAGGGTGTCCTCATCAAAGTCAGGCGTAACCTTTTTTCCGGTTTCAAGCTCAACTATAAAAAATATCTCCCTGCCATAACTTCCGATAATGTATCCTGATTTTCCTATCACTGCTCCAGCTATAACAGAAGACTTATAATCATCTGTCAGTTTTTTTCCTGTTTTTATGTGGTATAAGGCATATTTTCCTTCCTTTTTTCCCCAGAAATACTCGCTTTCCCCTGTTAAAGCACCTCTATCCCTTATCTTATCAAACCAGTCGGTTACCTGACCTGAAAGTGTGAATAGAGCTTCTTTTCCGTTTTCTGAAGCTCTGAAGTATTCAGACTGACCCTTAACGAGTCCAAGAGGAGAAATCCAGTCAAAGTAATCTGATACCCTCTCCCCATGTTTGTTAAATATAGCCCATTTAACATTTTTTAAATCTTTCAAAATATCTTCCTGATCAAGGCATTCTTCAGTTGCTATAAAGTAATCACTCTCCCCTTTTGGATACCCCTCCTTAAAATAGTAAGAAAATTTTTCAAACATAAGCCTGCCTCCTTTTGTTTTTGGGAAGAATAATAGATGGTAGTATTTTATACTATGATATTTTTCATTCAGATATAATTATAAAAAAACGGTAGGTGTAAAATGCTGAACAAAAAGTATCTTGAAGAATGGGATAAAGAGTATTTCTGGCACCCTTTCACACAGATGAAGGTTTATAGGGAAGAGGAGAACATAATAGTTGAAAGGGGAGAAGGGGTTTATGTGTATGACATCTACGGCAGAAAATACTTAGATGGGGTGGCTTCCCTATGGTGCAATGTCCATGGTCATAACCACCCTAAACTAAATAAGGCTATTGAAGAACAACTGCAGAAAATAGCACATTTTACAACCCTTGGAGCTTCTAATGTTCCTGCTGTGGTTTTTGCAAAAAATCTTGTTGATATAACCCCTCCAAAGCTGAAAAAAGTTTTTTTCTCTGAAGATGGTGCAGAGGCTATGGAGATAGCCATAAAAATCGCTTACCACTACTGGCACAACAAAGGGGAAAAAAGGAAAACGAAGTTTGTTACACTTTCTGAGGCTTACCACGGGGATACGATAGGAAGTGTTTCTGTGGGAGGAATAAACATATTCCATGAAAAATATAAACCTCTTTTGTTTGATGTTTACAAGATGCCGTCTCCCTACCTTGAGGCTATAAAAAAAGTAGGTAGAGAAAGAGCCCTTGAGTATGACACAACAAGACTTCTTATAGATCAGGTTGAGGACTTTATATTTAAAAACCATCAGGAGATTGCAGGATTTGTTCTTGAGGCAGGGGTTCAGGGGGCTGCAGGAATTCTTCCATTTCCAAAAGGTTATCTGAAAGAGATCAGAAGAATATGCGACGAGTATAACATTATTATGATAGTTGATGAGGTTGCCACAGGTTTTGGTAGAAGCGGATATATGTTTGCTTGCGAAAAAGAAGGAATTGAGCCTGATATTATGGCTCTGGGTAAAGGGATAACAGGGGGATACCTGCCTCTTGCTGCAACCCTTGTTACAGACGATATATTTGATGCATTTTTAGGCGAGTTTGGTGAGGCAAAGCATTTTTACCATGGTCATACATACACAGGAAATCCCCTTGCCTGTAGTGTTGCTATAGCAAATCTTGAGGTTTTTGAGGAAGAACAGACATTAAAAAAACTTCAGCCTAAGATAAAACTTCTTGAAAAGAGGCTGAATGAGTTCTGGGAACTTAACCATGTAGGTGATGTTCGCCATTACGGATTTATGGCAGGTATTGAGCTTGTGAAAGACCGGTATAAGAACCAGCCTTTTCCCTATGGAGAGAGAACAGGATTTAAGGTTGCAAAAATGATGATTGATAAAGGTGTGTGGGTTAGACCTCTTGGTGATGTTATGGTGGTAATGCCTCCTCTTGCTATAACAGAAGATCAGTTGAATTATCTGCTTGATGTTATGTTTGACAGCATAAAAGCCCTTGAAGGATAGTATTACCTTTTTTTGTATATGATGCTGTTTTTATGTTTTTGTTTTACAAACATCTCAGAGGTTTCAGGAATTCTTTCTGTATGTCCTAAGATGAGATAACCTTCCGGTTTGAGCATGCTGTAAAATGTGGCGATAGTTTCCTTTCTTGAGTGTTCATCAAAATAGATAAACATATTCCTTGAAAAAATGATGTCAAATTTCCCAAGCCTTTTCATACTGTATTTATCTCTTACATTTACATTCTCAAAAGAAACAAATTCCTGAAGGCTGTTTTTTATTCTGTAAAAGTTTTTCTCTTTTATGAAGTATTTACTGACCAGATGTGGTGGAACAGCTCTCATACTTCCTTTTGTGTATATCCCTTTTTTCGCTATTTCAAGTGCAGATGTATTTATATCAATACCGATTATCATAAAATCTCTTTCTCTAATTAGATGCGGATTTTCAAGAAGGTGTATAAGTATAGAATACACCTCTTCCCCAGATGAACAGGGGGCACTAAGAATATTAATTGTTTCCCCCTGGGGTCTTATCTTCATAAGTTCAGGTATTATGTTTTTGACCATTATTCTAAAGTGCTCTTCTTCCCTAAAGAAGTATGTTTCATTGATGGTTACTGTATTAATTATTTTCTGGATCAGGTCTGGGTTTTTATTGGATATAAGGTCGCTGTAAAGATCTGGAAAATTGTTGTAGTTCTCTTCTTTAATAATCTGCTCAATTTTTTTTGCATAAAATTTTTTGAATTTGTCCTGATTTATGTCTATTCCGGTTTTTTCTTTTATAAAATTTATAATTTTCGTTATATTTTCGTCTGAATTTATCATCACGGGCATTTCTCATGGTCAGAAAAAAAATTAATGTATTTTATCATCTCTTTTTTTACCTTATCGTCTTTTTCCTTTGGAATTAAAGATTTTATCCTGTCTGCTGTTTTTTTATCAGGACAGTATTTTAGTATATCCACGGCACTTTTTCTTACAAAGGGGCTGTCGTCTGTCAAAAGGGTTTCAATAAAATCCTTAACTTCACGACAGCATGCTTTTAAAAACTCTATTATATCCTTAGAATAACCGTTTTCCATTTTTAGTATTTCATAATAAATGTTGAGTTCTTCCTTTCTTTTAGGGCATATGTCAAAACTCATCAATGCATACTCAAAGATTTCCCTTTTCAACTCATTTTTCTTAATATGATCGTAAAGGTTTTTCAGCAGAAAGTAATACTCTTTATGGGTTATCATATAGTCTATCGCACTTATAACGAGATCTTTGTTTTTATTCATATCCTCAATATAAATCCTTGCCTCATCAAACTCCCTGAATCTGGGAATGTAGTACTTATCTTCAGGATTGTATTTTTTGAACATCTTTTTTGTCTCCTATACTTATTAAGAAATTTAGTATCTGGGGAAAGGACATTTTTTTGCTGACTGCACCTATCTCATAAGCCTTTTTAGGCATTCCGTATACTACAGCTGTTTCTTCGCTTTCTGATATAGTTAACGCTCCGGATTTTTTCATTTTAAGTAAACCTTCTGCACCGTCTGAACCTATTCCTGTAAGGAGAATGCCAATTATTTTTTCAGGTTCTATAACTTTTAGTGCAGAAATAAACATTTTATCTATAGAAGGAACAAACAGTGAGTTTTCCATGTCTGGTTTTAGTCTGCAAACTATATTATCAGCATCTTTATCAAATGTTAAGTGGTAGCTTCCTTTCCCTAAAATAACCTTACCACCTTCAAGAACCTCTCCATCTTTTGCTTCAACTACTTTTATACTACTGATTGAGTCTAACCTTCTGGCGAATTTTGATATAAATTCAGAGGGCATATGCTGGACGATACATACAGGGTGTGGATAGTTAAACGGTAAAACCTTTACCAGATCTTCTATATGTTTGGGTCCTCCTGTTGAAGCACCGATAAAGATAAATTTTTGATTGTTTTCATATCTGCTTTTGTAAGTTTTGTTTAGTTCAGAATGGTAGAATCTTCTTGCTGGTAGAATTTTGTCTTCTGGTATGTTTATGATCTCAATTATTTTTGATTTTATCATTTCTTCAATCTTTTTCAGATCAACTCCTAATCTTCCTGGTTTGGTAATGTATGTCAAAGCTCCAAGGTTCAAAGCCTCAAATGTTAAATCTGCATTTTCAGTTGTAAAAGAACTTATTATGATAACCCTTGTTGGTTTTTTTTCCATTATCTGTTTCAAAACTTCAATACCGCTTATTCCGGGCATCTCTATATCAAGAGTTATAAGGTCGAAATTTTGTGAAAATACCTTTTTAAGTGCTTCTTCTCCGTCTGACGCTGTATCAACGTCAAATCCTGTATCTGAGATGATTTTGGATAGTATCTTTCTCGCAAATGATGAGTCGTCAACAACAAGGATTTTTTTCATTTTTCATCTAAGATACCTTTAAGGTTTTATTCATAAATTGTTTCTCTATAAATTTTTTGTCAACAGAAGATATAATAAGGTTAATCTTCACTAACCTTTATGATTTAGGTTATAGTGTTTTACTGGGAAGATGTTTATATTTTAAGCACAGGAAAAAGTATGGATCTTGAGAAGGTTATAATTAAGCTTTTGAAAGATGGGAAAAAACCTGTGAAGGTTGGTGATATTGAGAGGATAACAGGGGTTGATAGAAATAGCATACAGAAGGCTGTAAACAGATTGGTGATAGAAGGGAAAATAGAGATTGATAGATGTTACAACAAAATACTTGGTCTAAAAGGGGAAACAGATGGCAGATAATATAGATGTTACACTTCCTGAAAATCTTGCCCATCAGTGTGTTAAATGTTCAGCATGTAGGTCTGTCTGTCCAACGTACTCTGTGGTTAAGCAGGAAAGGTCTTCTCCAAGAGGAAGGCTTGCACTTGCAGAAGCTGTTGTTGACGGTCTTCTTCCCCTTGAAGAAGACATAGCACAGCAGTGGAATGAGTGTGCAATGTGCAGAAGGTGCGAATGGATATGCCCAAATGAGGTTGAATATAAAGAGATCATGTTCAGGGCAAGGCATCTTGCAAAAGATAAGAAAAAGGCAGGTTTTGATCCTGTTAAAACAGCTGTATATCAGGGTCTTGCCATGACAGGAAATCTTTTAACAAAAGTGTCAATGAAGTTTGCCCCATCTCTTATGGAAGCTTACGGAAAGATATTCAGAAAAGATGTTCCAGAGTATAACGCTGTTTTTCTGGATACCGGAATACCAAAATACACAAAGCTTCTGCCAAAACCTACAGCAAAACCTTTTGGGCTAAGGGGGAAAAGGGTAAAACCTGAGAAATCAAAGGGGAAACTTCTATTTTTCACAGGCTGTATGATTGATGCTTTTTATGGAAAAACAGGAGAAAGCGTTCTAAAACTTATGGAAAAGGCAGGTTACGAGGTTGTTGTTCCCCAGAACATAAGATGCTGTGGAGCTCCACAGCTTTATGGAGGAGAGGTTGAGCTTTTTGAAAAGCTGTATAAACACAACAAACAGGAGATAGACAGGTATGAGTTTGATTATATAGTGGTTGCCTGTCCTACCTGCGGTGGTGCTCTGGAAGAAGAATACGGATATCCTGTGAAGGATTTTGCACAGATTTTGGAAGAAGAAGGTTATCTTGTTTTTAAAGGAAATGGAGAGAAAGTAACCTTCCACTTTCCATGCCATTCTTATACGGCTATGTCTACCAGCCCTGACACTTACAGAAACATTCTGAAAGGTATAGTTGATGCTGAGTATGTAGAGGGCGAAGATGCTATGATGTGCTGTGGTTTTGCAGGCTATTTCTCCGTTTCAAACTACGAGGTTGCAACCCAGATACAGAAAAGGAAGGTGAAAGATATAGAAAGCACACAGGCTCAGTATGTCCTGAGTGACTGTCCCGGCTGTGTATTTAACATAGCTGATGGTATGTACAAACACGGAGATTATAAAAATATAAAAGTTATGCATCTTGCAGACTATCTTGCAGAAAGGCTGACAGATGAAAGTATCACAAAGGAAGTTAAACAGCAGGAGGAGGAAGACACAGTAAGGTCAGTTTACTGACACAGATTTTCCAAAAGGGATAAATCCTCCTGAATTATCTTCAGGTAATTTTTGTATCTCTCGCAAGCGATCTTTCCATTTTTAACAGCCTGTCTGACAGCACAGTCAGGCTCTCTTGTATGGGTACAGTTTGGAAATCTGCATTTATAATCTAAAAATTCCCTAAAATAAAGCCTTACATCTTTCTTATCAACAAAATAAAGAGCATCAACGCTTGAAAATCCCGGAGTATCACCGATAAAAGAGTTCTTTCCAAACCTGAAAAGCCTGACACCGGTAGTTGTATGCCTTCCCCTTTCTGTTTTTTCACTTACCTGTCTTGTTTCAAGCTGAACTCCTATAAGCTTTGACAGGATAGAGGATTTTCCCACCCCTGAAGGTCCTGCAAGAACTGATATACTTCCTTCAAGATAACTTTTCAACTTTTCTATACCTATATTTTTTTCAGCACTTACATGTAAAAGATCGTATCCTGCATTTTTGTAAATATCTGTCCATCTTTTCAACTTTTGTATCTCTTTATCTTCAAGAAGATCTATTTTGTTGAATATGATAACTGGATCGGTCTGCAGGTGTTCATAAACAACAAGAAGGTTATCAAGGAGAAAACTGTCAAATTCAGGCATTTTTATGGTAACAACAACAAGAACCTTATCAACATTTGCCACAGGAGGTCTGACAAGAAAATTTTTTCTTTCCTCAACCTGTTCAATCGCAAAAGTTTCAGGATCAACAATATTTCCAAGAACATAGTCCCCTGCATATATCTTTGTTTTTTTGATAACCTTTTTTCTGGGTATGCCCCTGTAAATCCTTTCCTGTTCAAACAGATAAACCCCTATCATCTGGGCTTCTCTATCAACAACAAGCCCTCTTTTCATACCTCAACCCCATAAAAATCTTTCACCTGAGGGTAGGGAAAGTCCTTTATGAACTGTGCGTCTTCTGGTCTTACGAGACGGTAAACTTTCATTCCTGCTTCTGCTGCAGCTTTTATCTCGTCTGGATTGTCAGAAAGAAAAAGTATCTCCTCAGGTTTTAGCCCTATATCGTTGGCAATCTTTATGTAAGACTGTTTTTCCTTTTTGTTTCCTATTTTTGTATCAAAGTATCCATCAAAATATCCTGTCAGATCTCCATACTGGGTGTGTGAAAAAAACAGCTTTTGTGCTTGAACAGAACCGGAAGAGTATATATAAAGCCTGTAGCCTTTTTGCTTCCACTCTTTTATTTTTTCGTAGGCATCTTCATATAATGGGGCTTTAAGCTGTCCTTTTTCAAATCCTTCCTTCCATATAAAACCTTGAATGTCCTTCAGGGGTGCTATTTTCTTGTCCTCATCTATCCATTTTTTTAATGTCTGCACGATCTGTTCCACTGTAAGATTTTTTCCTTCAATCTCCCTGACCTGATCTAATATTTTTTTTATTTCTGGGCTGTTAATATTTTCTTTTATGAACTTTTCTATTCTTTCTTTGGAGTAGGGGAACAGAACCTCCTTTACAAAACTGATAGGGGAAACTGTTCCCTCAATATCTATGAGTATGGCTTTT
This genomic interval from Persephonella sp. contains the following:
- the cheB gene encoding chemotaxis-specific protein-glutamate methyltransferase CheB, with protein sequence MKKILVVDDSSFARKILSKIISDTGFDVDTASDGEEALKKVFSQNFDLITLDIEMPGISGIEVLKQIMEKKPTRVIIISSFTTENADLTFEALNLGALTYITKPGRLGVDLKKIEEMIKSKIIEIINIPEDKILPARRFYHSELNKTYKSRYENNQKFIFIGASTGGPKHIEDLVKVLPFNYPHPVCIVQHMPSEFISKFARRLDSISSIKVVEAKDGEVLEGGKVILGKGSYHLTFDKDADNIVCRLKPDMENSLFVPSIDKMFISALKVIEPEKIIGILLTGIGSDGAEGLLKMKKSGALTISESEETAVVYGMPKKAYEIGAVSKKMSFPQILNFLISIGDKKDVQKIQS
- the rsgA gene encoding ribosome small subunit-dependent GTPase A; this translates as MKRGLVVDREAQMIGVYLFEQERIYRGIPRKKVIKKTKIYAGDYVLGNIVDPETFAIEQVEERKNFLVRPPVANVDKVLVVVTIKMPEFDSFLLDNLLVVYEHLQTDPVIIFNKIDLLEDKEIQKLKRWTDIYKNAGYDLLHVSAEKNIGIEKLKSYLEGSISVLAGPSGVGKSSILSKLIGVQLETRQVSEKTERGRHTTTGVRLFRFGKNSFIGDTPGFSSVDALYFVDKKDVRLYFREFLDYKCRFPNCTHTREPDCAVRQAVKNGKIACERYKNYLKIIQEDLSLLENLCQ
- the mtnC gene encoding acireductone synthase, coding for MIKAILIDIEGTVSPISFVKEVLFPYSKERIEKFIKENINSPEIKKILDQVREIEGKNLTVEQIVQTLKKWIDEDKKIAPLKDIQGFIWKEGFEKGQLKAPLYEDAYEKIKEWKQKGYRLYIYSSGSVQAQKLFFSHTQYGDLTGYFDGYFDTKIGNKKEKQSYIKIANDIGLKPEEILFLSDNPDEIKAAAEAGMKVYRLVRPEDAQFIKDFPYPQVKDFYGVEV
- a CDS encoding (Fe-S)-binding protein → MADNIDVTLPENLAHQCVKCSACRSVCPTYSVVKQERSSPRGRLALAEAVVDGLLPLEEDIAQQWNECAMCRRCEWICPNEVEYKEIMFRARHLAKDKKKAGFDPVKTAVYQGLAMTGNLLTKVSMKFAPSLMEAYGKIFRKDVPEYNAVFLDTGIPKYTKLLPKPTAKPFGLRGKRVKPEKSKGKLLFFTGCMIDAFYGKTGESVLKLMEKAGYEVVVPQNIRCCGAPQLYGGEVELFEKLYKHNKQEIDRYEFDYIVVACPTCGGALEEEYGYPVKDFAQILEEEGYLVFKGNGEKVTFHFPCHSYTAMSTSPDTYRNILKGIVDAEYVEGEDAMMCCGFAGYFSVSNYEVATQIQKRKVKDIESTQAQYVLSDCPGCVFNIADGMYKHGDYKNIKVMHLADYLAERLTDESITKEVKQQEEEDTVRSVY